Proteins encoded within one genomic window of Scheffersomyces stipitis CBS 6054 chromosome 3, complete sequence:
- a CDS encoding predicted protein, whose translation MFKSSISSYFVPSWFRKPAASSKDTARATTGPKSFTIPSPENSNQLVNISMKDTAETGDADSFVDIEYRHLTYAEAASLAKDKKQAPLKSNPPRKSRLPINQYNVLTEEDLEAANDAYEPFKEDTKRKTRQNLKNRDFELKKKRKALKHKKLADLN comes from the coding sequence ATGTTCAAGTCCAGCATTTCGTCCTACTTCGTTCCATCCTGGTTCAGAAAGCCTGCCGCCTCTTCCAAAGACACTGCCAGAGCCACCACCGGCCCAAAGAGCTTCACTATTCCCTCACCAGAAAACAGTAACCAATTAGTCAACATTTCTATGAAAGATACTGCCGAAACAGGCGACGCTGACTCCTTTGTCGACATCGAATACAGACACTTGACATACGCTGAAGCTGCTCTGTTGGCTAAGGACAAGAAACAGGCTCCATTGAAGTCAAACCCACCTCGCAAACTGAGATTGCCCATCAACCAGTACAACGTGTTGACCGaggaagacttggaagctGCCAACGACGCTTACGAACCCTTCAAGGAGGACACCAAGAGAAAGACCAGACAGAACCTCAAGAACAGAGACTTTGaactcaagaaaaagagaaaggcTCTCAAGCACAAGAAGCTTGCCGACTTGAACTGA
- a CDS encoding predicted protein: MKFFIYTSLILLVSRCRADLPVELKDFKMVPRKALDSNKIIRIPSLDEDTDLSYFDNIDNVIVIEDTGTLVVNKHKLNTAERTGGNMFAFFPDFKPDKTTWYEFKPGKSDTVLGPRLPLSGCLNSNFGDGGSLGGSISTTFGKTATLDFPWVWDLAGMVSVNLDWSPEVVSSVSYSGSYSCNIGKGETGQVFIQPFFIEVGNPQSRTIKINRGRTFTSPFSKKPTHLEIGEWGHLGKKIRLNSPFAMPIFTCTTDPRYLACGANILGDSYAF, from the coding sequence ATGAAGTTTTTCATTTACACCTCTTTGATTTTGCTAGTCTCTCGATGTAGAGCAGACCTTCCAGTTGAATTAAAGGATTTCAAGATGGTCCCAAGAAAAGCCTTGGACTCAAACAAAATTATCAGGATTCCTTCGCTTGACGAAGACACAGATTTATCGTATTTTGATAATATAGACAACGTTATTGTGATCGAGGACACTGGAACATTAGTTGTCAATAAGCACAAGCTTAACACTGCGGAAAGAACAGGAGGTAACATGTTTGCTTTCTTTCCTGACTTCAAACCTGATAAGACAACATGGTACGAATTTAAGCCTGGAAAGTCAGACACTGTGTTGGGTCCCAGACTTCCATTGAGTGGGTGTCTCAATAGCAACTTTGGCGACGGTGGATCTCTCGGAGGGTCCATCTCGACAACTTTCGGAAAGACCGCTACTTTGGATTTTCCATGGGTTTGGGACTTGGCTGGTATGGTTCTGGTCAATCTAGACTGGAGTCCTGAAGTAGTTTCTTCGGTTTCCTATCTGGGATCCTATTCTTGCAATATCGGTAAGGGAGAAACCGGACAGGTATTCATTCAGCCTTTCTttattgaagttggcaaCCCTCAGTCAAGAACCATAAAGATCAATAGAGGTAGAACTTTCACAAGTCCTTTTAGCAAAAAGCCAACACATCTTGAGATAGGAGAGTGGGGTCACCTAGGAAAGAAAATCCGTCTCAACAGTCCTTTTGCCATGCCAATTTTCACCTGTACTACTGACCCTAGATATCTTGCTTGTGGTGCCAACATTCTTGGTGATTCCTACGCGTTTTAG